A region of the Thermogladius calderae 1633 genome:
TAGCTTTTTGAAGCCCTCAACGAGCCTCTTTTTCCTGTGGCTCCTCATACCGTAGAGCTTGCCAGCAAATGAGGTGACTATCGATAGTAGATCCTCCACAAGCTCCTGGTGCGCGTCCTTGGGCTCATCACCATAGACGACCTCTATCCTGACCCCGTACTGCTTGAAGAAGTACTCTAGGTACTCGAAACCAAAACGAGTTAGTCTATCCCTATATGTTACGACAACGACGTCTACCTGCCTGCTAACTACGTAGTTGAAGAGCTTAAGCAAGCCCCTGCGATCAGTCTTCAGCCCGCTAGCAACATCGCTTAAGACGTCGACTACCCTATAGCCCCTGGCAGAGCAGTACTGCGTGAGGTACTCTACTTGCCTCTCTAGGTCGCTCTTCTGGTCGCTGGAGCTGACGCGAGCGTATACTACCGCCCTGACCTCTCCCGCTGGAATGCCTTCAATGATCCTCCTGACCTCGCTCTCGGGAATCCTGTACTTTCCGCCAGCAGTCCTAATGGCTTTGATCCTGCCTTCTCTAACCCACCTAGAGAGAGTAGAATAGCTTATGCCAAGCCTCTGGCAAACCTCTTTAGGTCTAAGCAACCTCTCTGAAATAA
Encoded here:
- a CDS encoding IS607 family transposase; the encoded protein is MEREVYELWFCLCLLVLLISERLLRPKEVCQRLGISYSTLSRWVREGRIKAIRTAGGKYRIPESEVRRIIEGIPAGEVRAVVYARVSSSDQKSDLERQVEYLTQYCSARGYRVVDVLSDVASGLKTDRRGLLKLFNYVVSRQVDVVVVTYRDRLTRFGFEYLEYFFKQYGVRIEVVYGDEPKDAHQELVEDLLSIVTSFAGKLYGMRSHRKKRLVEGFKKLVEEVEKGGGESG